The Microbacterium amylolyticum genome includes the window CGCTGCGAGATGTGTGGTCGTCCGGTGACGCCTGGTTTGTGCTCGGCGGCGGATCGAACCTGCTGGCCGGCGATGAGCCGTTCGACGGAACCGTCATCCGCCTGCTCACGACCGGCTTCGAACCCGTCTCGGGCGCGCCCGAGGGCTTCCAGCGCGTGCGCATCGAAGCGGGGCAGAACTGGGACGCCTTCGTCGCGTGGTCCGTTGAGAGCGGGCTCGCCGGCGTCGAGGCGATGAGCGGAATTCCCGGAACAGCCGGCGCCGCTCCCATCCAGAACGTCGGCGCGTACGGCCAGGAGATCGTCCAGACCCTCATCTCCGTCGACCTGATCGACGAGGACACCCACGAGGTGTCCGAGGTGGCGGCCGCCGATCTCGGTCTCGGGCCGCGAACGTCCGATCTGAAGCATCACTACGGTGAGGCGCCCGCGCGCAGCGCGGTCATCCTCGGCATCACCCTCGACCTCGCACGCGTGGGAACCGCGCCGCGCGAAATCTCCGACGCCCGGTTGCGGCAGGCGCTGGGCCTGGACGGCGCACGTTCCGCCGGAGAAGATGGAACCGGCCGCGCTTCGCTCTCGTGGATTCGCCGTACGGTTCTCGAGATCCGCGGCTCCAAGGGGATGGTTCTGGATCCCTCCGACCCGGATTCGACGAGCGCGGGTTCGTTCTTCAACAACCCGATCATCCCCGAACACGCCGCGCGCGCTCTTCCCTCCGGCTGCCCGCGGTGGCCGATGGAGCCGGTGATCGATCAGGAGCAGATTATTCCGCTCGACAGCTGGGATGGTCAGATCCAGCCGGTCTCGAGCGCCCCGCGCATGGTGAAGGTGAGCGCGGCATGGCTCATCGAGCAGGCGGGGCTTACGAAGGGCTTCGGTCTGCCGGGGTCCCGCGCCACGCTGTCGACGAAACACACTCTCGCGATCACGAACCGTGGCGGCGCAACGGCGGATGAGGTTGCGGCGCTCGCGCGTTTCGTGCGGTCTCGTGTGGCGTCGGAATACGGCATCGAGCTAAACCCCGAACCGGTCTTCGTCGGCGTCGAGCTGTAGCGCTTCACGCGCCGATCGCCTTTCGCTCGCGGGGCACCGGCAAACCGGGCGCCGCTCGCGAACGGCGCCCGCGCAGCCCGGCGCCTTCTCGCGAACGGGGCCCGAGCAAACCGGGCACCGCTCGCGAGAAGGGTACGTGTGGTTATTCGGCGGAAAGGCTCACGCTTCCCGCCGTCACAGTGACGTCGATGCTGTTCGACGCGCCGCGCGAGGAGGTGAGGCCGTTGTCAAACGTCCCGGCAACGCTCTCGTGGCGCACGTTGTACGGAACATCGGGCAGCGTCAGGTCGAAGGAACCGGCGACGACGTCAATATCGACGTCGCGCGGCGCCGTTCCCGTGAGCGCCACCTCGAGCGAGCCGGCAGCCATCTCGAACGTCGCCGACCGCACATCCTCCAGGTCAATCTCTCCGCCACCCGCAGCCATATCGACATTGAGAGAGGCGGCGGCGGCATCGATTCCGATCCAGCCCGCTGCCATTTCGACGGTCACGTCACCATAGGTTCCGCCCACGAGCGTGAGCATGCCTGCGCCGAGATCGGCGGAGAGGTCAACTCGCTCGTTCGCGGCCGGTAGCGTCAGCGTTGCCCACGCCTCCGCCCGTTCCCAGTCCCACCAGTTCCAGCGACCGTTCGGAGACCGCACCTCCAGGACGCCGTTTCCCGTGCGTTCGAGTCTCCAGGCACCGCGATCAGACGCATAGTCGAGCGTTGCCGCATCGACATCGCCGTATTCGACCACGAGAGATCCCGCGCTCATCTCGATGTCGACGCTGCGCACGGATCCGGCGGCCGTCACGCTGCCCGTTTCGGACACGGACTGCGTCCAGGGGCCCGATGTTGCCACCGTGGTGAACGCAACGCCGACACCCGCGAACACGAGCACAATCGCGCCGATGACGGCAACGGCGATCGCCAGGGCCCGCGAGCCGACGCGCGCTGTGTCACTCTGCGGGGCGTCCTGCTGCGGCGGTTGCGGTTGCGGTGCCGCGGGCGGCATGGGTGTTGTGGTGTCGGTCATCGGTTCGTCCCGTTCTGCGATGCGGGGCCGACAGGTCCGGGCTCCGCGGTGTGATCAATGTGGGCGAGGGCCGCGAGGACGCGCCGGTTGCCTCGCTGGTCCTGTTCGAGGTCGAGCTTCTGGAAGATCGACGTGATGTGCTTCTCGACCGCGCCCTCGCTCACGAACAGCAACTTGGAGATCGCGGCATTGGACTTACCCTCAGCGATGAGGGAGAGAACGGTGCGCTCGCGCTCGGTGAGACGCTGCATCTTCTCATCGCGTGATCGCCGCGTGAGCAACTGCGCGACGACCTCCGGATCGAGAACAGTGGCACCCTCGCGGATGCGTTCGATGGATTCGAGGAAATCGGACACATCTGTCACGCGATCCTTCAGGAGGTATCCGACGGCACCGCCTGGCTGGGCGATGAGCTCGGACGCGTAGCGCTCCTCGACGTACTGCGAGAACACGAGAACTGCCAGCGTGGGGTTCTGCTGACGAAGAGCCAGCGCGGCACGGATGCCCTCATCGGTGAACGTCGGAGGCAAGCGCACGTCCACAATCGCCAGATCGGGATCGGTGTCGTCCACCTGGCGCATCACATCGAAGGCATCAGGCAGAGCCGCAACGACCTCGTGTTCGGCGTCTTCGAGGAGCCGGACGAGCCCCTCCCGGAGCAGCACGGAGTCTTCAACGATCAGGATGCGCATGGCACACTCACTTCCAGTGATGTCGGTCCGCCGACGGGGCTGTCGATCCGGGATGTGCCGCCGATCGCGGCGATCCTGTTCTGGATCCCGTCCAGTCCGCCGCCGGGAACGACGTGGGCTCCGCCCATACCGTTATCCTCGACGCGGGCCCAGAGCAGGCCGCCGTCGGGACGGGCACGAACGGTGACGCGCACATCGGTTGCCCGAGAATGCTTGGCGGCGTTCGTCAACGTTTCGGCGATGGCAAAATAGACGGCTGCTTCGGCGTCTCGGCCGCATGCGCCAGACATCCGCACATCGAGGCTGACGGGGATATGGGACCGGCTCGCGACCGCGCTGAGGGCGGCGTCGAGTCCACGGTCATCCAGCACGGAGGCGTGGATCCCGCGCGCCAGCTGACGTAGCTCGGTGATCGCGGCCTTGGTGGAGGTATGAGCCTCGCCGATCAGTTCCTTCGCAGCGGCCGGGTCGCTGTCGATCTTCTGCTGCGCGAGACCGAGTGTCATACCGACAGAGACAAGCCGCGGCTGAACGCCGTCGTGCAGATCGCGCTCGATACGCGTGCGCTCAACTTCGCTGGCGCGGATGGCTCCCTGGCGCTGCTCGCTGGCGTCACGCGCCTGCGCTGCAAGCTGGGTTTCGCGCATCGGGGCGATGATGACGCGGGCGAGCACGCCATGCAGCATCGCGATGCCGAGAAGGAGGCCAAGTGCGACGAGGGCGATGAGGGGCCCGCCGATCGCCGCCCACAGGGCATTGAACTGGAACCAGCCGATCGACACGTTCCCGTCGGGCATATAGAGCGGCGCGAACGCACCGGTCAGACCGGCAACAGCCAGTCCGGCCAGCGCGAATGCCACCCAGCCGAGAAGCGTCGCGATGGCGAGGTGTGCAAGAGCACGCCACATTCCGCCATCGATGAACTGCAACCAGACGGTGTGGAGGAAACCGACGAAGCCGCGCTTGGGTGAGCGTCGTGGACGGAGCATCGTCAACCCGAAGCCATACAGCCCTTCCACACGGGCCGTTTCGAGGAACGCCGCGGCGTAGAGGAAGTAGACGAGGCCGAACAGAACGATCGCGCCGAGGCCGGCGAGAAGGAGCCCGCCAAGGCCGAGGCCGAGGAGCGTCGCGGCAACAGAAAAGACGAAGACACCCCAGAAGCCGAGGACGACAAGGTGCGCAACGGCCCCGAGGAGTTTGAGTGGCGTGTGCATACGAGGTGCTGCGCCGAGGTCGTGTGAGGTCATGTCCACAACGCTATGAACTCACACTCGTGAGCACAGCGGGGACCACCACCCGGAAGTCGTCGGGGTTTCCCCACCCCTTTCGAAGCCCAGGACCTGCCGGTTAAGCCGATCACCGATATCGCTGGCACGGGAATGAGGGCGCCAACGTCGACGTGGTGGGGGAAGCGTCCGTTCGTTATGTGGAACCGTCGATGTCGTTACAGACGGGGACAGCGAGATGTCAGCAAGAGGCCGGAGGTGCCGCAATGAATCCGTGGGTCTCCCGTCTGGGTGTAGGTGGGGGGTCATTGGAACATCGCCCCGATAGCGAGGTAACTCGCGATCGCCACGACTATGAGGGCGATCGTCGCGGCGGTGATGAAGATCACCGGGGTGCTAAGAGGATTCTTTCGCTGTTTCATGATGCCTCGCTCCGAAGAGTAAAGCGTTGCCTACCGTGCGGGGCTGAGGACGGTGGTGTCATCTGCGATGATGTCGACGATGCCTCGATCGTCGACGAGAACGATTCGTTCATCGCCGATCGCGGCGAAGGCCTGAACAGCACCGTCGACGGCCTCGAGGCGTTGCCAGGTCTGGTCGGCGTCTTGTTCCCACAGAGCGCCGTCCGTGCCGACGCCGACGAGGACGCCGTCCGGGCGGGCGTCGAGCATGTATAACAGTGGCGCGCCCTCGACGGGGACGAATGTCATACCGTGGTCGTCGCTGCGCAGGAGTCCTTCTTCGGCTGCGGCGTAGATGCCGTTGTCCGTGGCGACGAGATCTGCCGCTCCGATCGATGCTCCTGCTGTCCATTCGTGGCCGCCGTCGGTGCTGATGAGGAGCTCGATGTCGCTGGACGCGATTCCGTAGAGGGTGCCGTCGGGGCCGGCGGTGAGGACGTGGAAATCGGTGCTGCCGTTGAGCGCGACGGGTGACCAGGTCTGGCCGTAGTCGTCACTTTGGATGATGCCGAGGTTGGGGGCGCCGAGTTCTGCGGCGGTTTTGGGGCCGGGGTGCCCGGAAGCGAACAAGGTGTCTTCGGCGATGGTGAATCCCATCGCGTCGAAGTCGTGGCCGCCAATGGGGCCGGAGACCTCCCCGTCCGGGGTGACGGCGTAGATGCCGTTGTGGGTGGCGACGAGCAGGTCAGTGCCGCGGGGGTCTTCGGCGATGCCGTGGACATGTTCGATACGGGGTGTGGCAGCGTCGGGTTCGGTGGTTGGGGTGTTGGAGCAGCCGGTGAGAACGAGAGCGAGGCTGAACACGCCAGCACCGAGGGCAAGGGGAAGCTTCTTCATGAGTAAATCCTTCGAATGAGTAGATATGAGGGGTCGTGGACACAGCGCCGCGCAGAGGGCGACGCCGGGGTGTCGGCAAGATGCCGACGATGACCGATCAGGTTCGACTAATCGAAAGGAATATGAGTGAGGGTGTGCGCGGCAGGATGCTCACAGCCCGCAACCGCAAAGACGACGCCAGCGCCCGCAGGGGCGGGCCGAGATGCTCCAGAAGCATCGGGCGAACCAGCAGAAGAAGTGCTGCAAGCAATGCGAGGACGCACGCGGTGACCATGTCCGAATGGCTTTGCCCGGTTCCCATCAGACAGGTGTCATCACACGCGATAGCGCCGCTGATGTCAGAGGTGGCCGCTATCGGGGTGGAGTGCTCGGGGGCTGTTGACGCTGTCGCGGAATGGTGGGCGTCGTGGCCTGCCACGTCGGCGCTGAAGGTGTGCATGCCAAGCAGCCCCACGATGATCATGAGTGCGGCACCGGCGATCAGCAACAGGGCACGCAACGATAGCTGCTGACGCGCGATGCGTAGCGTGATCTGCATATGCTCGGCCCTCCGTTCCTTCTCCCGCGCTAACACCACCAACTTCACGAACACCCTGGGGAGATGCCCACCGCCGACGGTTGAGTGATGGGTCTAACACAATGAGCGGATCTCACTCACCAAACCGTCACGCGATGATGGTGAAGCCTGTTCCGCTCACTCTACAGGAATACCCTCAGGGGGTATATGGTTGTGCGTGTCAGAGTCGAGCCGCAAGCCTGAAAGAGGAAAACAATATGTCCGATTCCCCCGCTGGATCCTGCTGCAGCCACAACAGCCACGTGGCGGTCGCGGCCGATGGGCGCAAGGATCTGCTCGCCCCATCCGCGGACGAGCTCGCTGAATGCCCGGTGATGGTCGGCAGCACCGTCGTCAAAGCAGACGCAGAAGCCGCGGGCCTGTTCCGTGACTACGAGGGCGCCCGCTACTACTTCTGCTGCGCAGCATGCGGCCCCCGCTTCGACGCGGACCCCGCCAAGTACGTTGCCGCCACCTGAACACGCACCACCCCCGCGGTACTCGCTACCAAACACCCCTGTTTAGCGTCACTATTTCGAGGAGGATCGATCCATGAGTAACTCGCACCACGACGGCGTTGAACACACCGACGGACATCACAAGTCCTACACACCCGCGGAGCACGAGTCCCATCATGAGATGGCGCATCATGCCCATACGGATGTGGCCGATGCCGCGACATCGGGCTCCTCGCACCATACACATCCCGACACGATGTCTCACGGTGCGCACGGCACCGATGGAGGGCACGACACTCACGGGGCCCACGAGGGGCACGGTGGTCATGCGGGGCACGGCGACCATGTCGGGCAGTTCCGCCGGTTGTTCTGGATCATGCTCGTCCTGGCGGTCCCGACCGTTGCGCTGTCGGGCATGTTCTCGATGATCCTCGGCTATTCTCTCCCGGACATCTCCGGGATCATGTGGGTGTCTCCGGTGCTGGGAACGGTGATGTATGTCTGGGGCGGGAAACCGTTCCTCGTCGGCGCCGTCAGCGAGATCCGCTCCCGAAAGCCCGGGATGATGCTCCTCATCAGCCTCGCAATCACGGTCGCATTCCTCGCATCGTGGGGTGCGACCCTAGGGATGTTGCATCACGAGCTCGACTTCTGGTGGGAGCTGGCGCTCCTCATCGTCATCATGCTGCTCGGTCACTGGATCGAGATGCGCTCCCTCGCCCAGACCACCTCCGCCCTCGACTCTCTGGCCGCTCTCCTCCCGGATGAGGCGGAACGGGTCGAGAATGGCGAGGTCGTTGTCGTCTCACCCGCCGACCTTGTCGTCGGCGATGTTGTCGTCGTTCGGCCTGGAGGCAGCGTCCCCGCGGATGGGCGCATTGTCGATGGACGCGCGTCGATGGACGAGTCCATGGTCACCGGTGAATCTCGCACGGTCACCCGCGGCAGCGGTGATCCGGTCACAGCGGGCACTGTCGCCACCGATTCGGGATTGCGTGTTGAGATCACTGCGATCGGTGATGACACCACCCTCGCCGGCATCCAACGCCTGGTGACCGAAGCGCAGAGCTCCTCGTCCCGCGCCCAGCGACTCGCCGACACCGCCGCCGGATGGCTGTTCTGGTTCGCACTCGGATCTGCGGCCATCACCGCGCTCGTATGGACCCTGGTGGGATTCCCGGATGCCGCCGTCATCCGCACGATCACCGTCTTGGTGATCGCTTGCCCCCACGCGCTCGGTCTGGCCATCCCGCTAGTCGTGTCGATCGCGACCGAGCGGGCCGCGCGCGGTGGCGTCCTCGTCAAGGACCGGCTGGCGTTGGAGAGCATGCGCACTGTCGACACTGTGTTGTTCGACAAGACCGGAACTCTCACGAAAGGCGAGCCTGTCGTCTCCGAAGTATCGATCACCGACGGGGGCGACGCGGATCAGGTGCTTGCGCTGGCGGCCGCCGCGGAAGTCGACAGTGAGCATCCCCTGGCGAAGGCGATTGTCCGTGCCGCTGCCGAGAAGAAGCTCACGGTGCCCGGAAGTCGCGACTTCACCTCATCTCCCGCGGTTGGCGTCACTGCAACCGTCGACGGGTCGACCATCCGCGTCGGTGGACCGCACCTTCTCACGGAGGAAGGCGCAGACGAACTCCCCATTGCCGACGCCTGGCGCACGGACGGCGCCATCATCCTCCACGTCATTCAAGACGGGCGTGTGATTGGTGCGTTGAAGCTCGCCGATGAGGTGCGTTCGGAGTCGCGCGAAGCGGTCGATGCGCTCCACGTCCTCGGCGTGCAAGTGGTCATGATCACCGGAGACGCAGAGGCCGTCGCACATGCCGTCGCTCAAGATCTCGGCATCGACCGGGTCTTCGCCGGGGTCCGTCCAGAAGACAAGGCCGCGAAGGTCCAGGAGCTTCAGCGAGAAGGTCGGAAAGTCGCGATGGTCGGCGACGGTGTTAATGACGCGCCCGCACTCGCCCAAGCCGACGTCGGGCTCGCAATCGGCGCGGGCACGGATGTCGCGATCGCCTCGGCCGGCGTCATCCTCGCCAGCGACGACCCCCGCTCCGTGCTCTCGGTAATCAAACTGTCCCGCGCCGCGTACCGAAAGATGAAACAGAACCTCTGGTGGGCTGCGGGCTATAACCTCATCTCCGTCCCCCTCGCAGCCGGTGCCCTCGCCCCTATCGGGTTCGTGCTGCCGATGTCGGTCGGCGCCGTCCTCATGTCGCTGTCCACGATCGTCGTCGCGCTCAACGCGCAGCTGTTGCGGCGCCTGGACCTTCGTCCTGAGACCACGACTCGCGCCATCCTCGACCGATGACCATGACGAATCAGGAGAAGACGATGACCGACGTCATTAAACCTGCAGCTTCGTGTGACCACGGCGAGCACGGCTACATCACCGACAAAGCCCGCTACCTCGCCCGACTCAAACGCATCGAAGGCCAAGCACGTGGCGTGCACCGCATGGTCGAAGACGAGCAATACTGCATCGATATCCTCACCCAGATCTCCGCACTCACCAGCGCCCTGCAAGGCGTCGCCATCGGACTCCTCGAAGACCACCTCCGCCACTGCGTCGCAGACGCCGTCCGCGCAGGCGGGGACACTGCCGAAGAGAAAATACGAGAGGCATCTCAAGCCATCGGCCGCCTCGTCCGGTGAGGTGAGAGCCGCGGAATCACGCGGAGGTTGTGATCGACGCTCTGACTGCCTGTTTCACGAAAGGTCACAACGTCTGCGGCGTTCATACATGCGCGCGTCCGCAGTGCCAAACGCCGCCTCGTTGAGCTGCGACCTATTCACAGCCGCCCCGAGTCGGGAAACATCGTGATTGGCGCAGGCTGACTGTCATGCATCTTCCTCTCCGCGCACAAGGCACGACGCTTACCGAAGAGCAGGCGAAAATGCTCGAAGACGAGTTCTTCCGCTCGAACCCGCCGGGATGCCAGACGCTGACGCATCGAGGCGCAACTGTGGGTCGCGATCTCGCTGCCGAGCCGCATCGTTGAATCGCGTGTTCAGCAGATATCGGGTGCTGTGTCGCTTGGCGGTGGAGCACTGATTGATCAGTCAGTGCTGTATAGTTCAGCGTGTGCTGACTATTGCTTCACGCCTCGACGTCATGAACCGGCTCGGCCGTGCCATGGCGGATCCGACACGTTCCCGGATCCTGATGACGTTGCTCGATGGTCCGAGCTACCCGGCCGTGCTCTCGCGCGAGTTGGAGCTGACGCGCTCGAACGTGTCTAACCATCTCACCTGCCTGCGCGACTGCGGGGTCGTGGTCGCTGAGCCTGAGGGTCGCCAGACTCGCTACGAGATCGCAGATCCGCACCTTGCTGCTGCGCTCGTTTCCCTCGTGGACGTGACGCTGGCTGTCGATGAGCACGCACCTTGCGTGGACTCAGCATGCACGGTACCTTGCTGCTGCGGGACGGGGGCGGACGCGTGAGCGCGGCGTGTGGCTGCGAACACGAGCCTGCTACTGCGGCGGATGATGAGAATGAAGAGGTGGGGCGACCCTGGTGGAAGGACCGCGGCATCATGGTGCCGGTCTTTTCAGGTGTCGCATTCCTCACCGGTCTAATCCTTGAATGGTCCGGCCTCGAGATCCCGGCGCTCGTGCTGTTCTGGGCCGGCCTGTTGCTGGGCGCGTCGACGTTCACTCCTGGCGCGATCCGGAAGCTGTTAAAGGGCAAGCTCGGGATCGGGCTGCTGATGACGATCAGCGCGATCGGCGCGGTCATTCTCGGTTACGTCGAGGAGGCCGCAGCGTTGGCCTTCCTATACTCAATCGCAGAGGCCCTCGAGGACAAGGCGATGGACCGCGCCCGGGGAGGGCTGCGGGCGCTGCTGAAGCTGGTGCCGGAGACGGCGACAGTGCTGCGCGACGGGGTGTCCGTGCAGGTTCAGGCGAAGGAGCTGACGGTCGGCCAGGTCATGGTGGTCCGACCGGGCGAGCGGATCGCGACCGACGGGATCGTCCGTGCGGGGCGCTCCAGCTTGGACACCTCGGCGATCACCGGGGAATCGATCCCGGTCGAGGTCGAGCCCGGCGATGCGGTGTCGGCCGGCGCGATCAACAGCGCCGGCGCACTGGAGGTCGAAACGACCGCGGCGGGTACCGACAACTCGCTAACCACGATCGTCGAACTGGTGGAGCAGGCGCAGACGGAGAAGGGCGAGCGTGCTCGTCTCGCGGACCGGATCGCTCGCCCGCTGGTGCCCGGTGTGCTGATCCTCGCCGCCCTCGTCGCGATCCTCGGATCGCTGCTGGGCGACCCGGAGATGTGGATCACCCGCGCACTCGTCGTGCTAGTCGCAGCCTCACCCTGTGCGCTGGCGATCTCTGTTCCGCTGA containing:
- a CDS encoding F510_1955 family glycosylhydrolase — translated: MKKLPLALGAGVFSLALVLTGCSNTPTTEPDAATPRIEHVHGIAEDPRGTDLLVATHNGIYAVTPDGEVSGPIGGHDFDAMGFTIAEDTLFASGHPGPKTAAELGAPNLGIIQSDDYGQTWSPVALNGSTDFHVLTAGPDGTLYGIASSDIELLISTDGGHEWTAGASIGAADLVATDNGIYAAAEEGLLRSDDHGMTFVPVEGAPLLYMLDARPDGVLVGVGTDGALWEQDADQTWQRLEAVDGAVQAFAAIGDERIVLVDDRGIVDIIADDTTVLSPAR
- a CDS encoding response regulator, with the translated sequence MRILIVEDSVLLREGLVRLLEDAEHEVVAALPDAFDVMRQVDDTDPDLAIVDVRLPPTFTDEGIRAALALRQQNPTLAVLVFSQYVEERYASELIAQPGGAVGYLLKDRVTDVSDFLESIERIREGATVLDPEVVAQLLTRRSRDEKMQRLTERERTVLSLIAEGKSNAAISKLLFVSEGAVEKHITSIFQKLDLEQDQRGNRRVLAALAHIDHTAEPGPVGPASQNGTNR
- a CDS encoding UDP-N-acetylmuramate dehydrogenase codes for the protein MRVGAAPERMVDAATRDEIVSALRDVWSSGDAWFVLGGGSNLLAGDEPFDGTVIRLLTTGFEPVSGAPEGFQRVRIEAGQNWDAFVAWSVESGLAGVEAMSGIPGTAGAAPIQNVGAYGQEIVQTLISVDLIDEDTHEVSEVAAADLGLGPRTSDLKHHYGEAPARSAVILGITLDLARVGTAPREISDARLRQALGLDGARSAGEDGTGRASLSWIRRTVLEIRGSKGMVLDPSDPDSTSAGSFFNNPIIPEHAARALPSGCPRWPMEPVIDQEQIIPLDSWDGQIQPVSSAPRMVKVSAAWLIEQAGLTKGFGLPGSRATLSTKHTLAITNRGGATADEVAALARFVRSRVASEYGIELNPEPVFVGVEL
- a CDS encoding YHS domain-containing protein; this translates as MSDSPAGSCCSHNSHVAVAADGRKDLLAPSADELAECPVMVGSTVVKADAEAAGLFRDYEGARYYFCCAACGPRFDADPAKYVAAT
- a CDS encoding sensor histidine kinase, which produces MTSHDLGAAPRMHTPLKLLGAVAHLVVLGFWGVFVFSVAATLLGLGLGGLLLAGLGAIVLFGLVYFLYAAAFLETARVEGLYGFGLTMLRPRRSPKRGFVGFLHTVWLQFIDGGMWRALAHLAIATLLGWVAFALAGLAVAGLTGAFAPLYMPDGNVSIGWFQFNALWAAIGGPLIALVALGLLLGIAMLHGVLARVIIAPMRETQLAAQARDASEQRQGAIRASEVERTRIERDLHDGVQPRLVSVGMTLGLAQQKIDSDPAAAKELIGEAHTSTKAAITELRQLARGIHASVLDDRGLDAALSAVASRSHIPVSLDVRMSGACGRDAEAAVYFAIAETLTNAAKHSRATDVRVTVRARPDGGLLWARVEDNGMGGAHVVPGGGLDGIQNRIAAIGGTSRIDSPVGGPTSLEVSVPCAS
- a CDS encoding heavy metal translocating P-type ATPase — protein: MSNSHHDGVEHTDGHHKSYTPAEHESHHEMAHHAHTDVADAATSGSSHHTHPDTMSHGAHGTDGGHDTHGAHEGHGGHAGHGDHVGQFRRLFWIMLVLAVPTVALSGMFSMILGYSLPDISGIMWVSPVLGTVMYVWGGKPFLVGAVSEIRSRKPGMMLLISLAITVAFLASWGATLGMLHHELDFWWELALLIVIMLLGHWIEMRSLAQTTSALDSLAALLPDEAERVENGEVVVVSPADLVVGDVVVVRPGGSVPADGRIVDGRASMDESMVTGESRTVTRGSGDPVTAGTVATDSGLRVEITAIGDDTTLAGIQRLVTEAQSSSSRAQRLADTAAGWLFWFALGSAAITALVWTLVGFPDAAVIRTITVLVIACPHALGLAIPLVVSIATERAARGGVLVKDRLALESMRTVDTVLFDKTGTLTKGEPVVSEVSITDGGDADQVLALAAAAEVDSEHPLAKAIVRAAAEKKLTVPGSRDFTSSPAVGVTATVDGSTIRVGGPHLLTEEGADELPIADAWRTDGAIILHVIQDGRVIGALKLADEVRSESREAVDALHVLGVQVVMITGDAEAVAHAVAQDLGIDRVFAGVRPEDKAAKVQELQREGRKVAMVGDGVNDAPALAQADVGLAIGAGTDVAIASAGVILASDDPRSVLSVIKLSRAAYRKMKQNLWWAAGYNLISVPLAAGALAPIGFVLPMSVGAVLMSLSTIVVALNAQLLRRLDLRPETTTRAILDR
- the cmtR gene encoding Cd(II)/Pb(II)-sensing metalloregulatory transcriptional regulator CmtR, translated to MLTIASRLDVMNRLGRAMADPTRSRILMTLLDGPSYPAVLSRELELTRSNVSNHLTCLRDCGVVVAEPEGRQTRYEIADPHLAAALVSLVDVTLAVDEHAPCVDSACTVPCCCGTGADA
- a CDS encoding DUF6153 family protein translates to MFVKLVVLAREKERRAEHMQITLRIARQQLSLRALLLIAGAALMIIVGLLGMHTFSADVAGHDAHHSATASTAPEHSTPIAATSDISGAIACDDTCLMGTGQSHSDMVTACVLALLAALLLLVRPMLLEHLGPPLRALASSLRLRAVSILPRTPSLIFLSISRT
- a CDS encoding metal-sensitive transcriptional regulator translates to MTDVIKPAASCDHGEHGYITDKARYLARLKRIEGQARGVHRMVEDEQYCIDILTQISALTSALQGVAIGLLEDHLRHCVADAVRAGGDTAEEKIREASQAIGRLVR